One region of Spiroplasma culicicola AES-1 genomic DNA includes:
- a CDS encoding dicarboxylate/amino acid:cation symporter → MNFLAEENRGILETFIAISTWQSLLGILIFIGIQVGFWIFLKKQKLQFMYRILIGMAIGLLFGIVIQSIIGFPESLGDYDEPGNEYYWIYELSIWANFFKNVFINGVMLLTIPIVFVAMFRVTSKPTSRGVGRITLKGGLFFLFNVFISFTFTFFVGVAAKVGKGFELIPDDGYVGKDNVPLPQLIWQYIPNNLFGSLASNVIVPVMVVGALAGISVRILSKRKTVEMEAIRKSMDTGWDIIMSMLMTFMKIMPLAVMSMLATAIFTRPIGSLATIGKVIGIGYLGIAFSIGYLTLLVFVFGLNVKGWWKQAWKPLVQGFATQSSNATLPITMSTLKEDMKINESATGTLAPLSTTVGLIACAGVQAGLATSILWTGDGNAVEIGLLQFYFLGLLITLIASLGIAGVPGTATVVTVGVLGGLGYGAFINSVLEIIAPLDGLFDMGRTGANVLAAVAVTPIVAKSEGMIEKDSPLLNEKGLFKQDQILKMREIKENSLEQINNLTKTLDKQLRNKELDSAKKAELKKETSEQIHQIRANKKASLQEIKTQKLQ, encoded by the coding sequence ATGAATTTTTTAGCCGAAGAAAATCGCGGTATTCTTGAAACATTTATTGCGATTAGTACATGACAAAGTTTGTTAGGAATTTTAATATTCATTGGTATTCAAGTTGGATTTTGAATTTTTTTAAAGAAGCAAAAGCTACAATTTATGTATAGAATACTAATTGGAATGGCAATTGGATTATTATTTGGAATTGTAATTCAATCAATTATTGGGTTTCCAGAATCATTGGGAGACTACGATGAACCAGGAAACGAATACTATTGAATTTATGAATTAAGTATTTGAGCAAACTTCTTTAAAAACGTATTTATTAATGGAGTTATGCTATTAACAATTCCAATTGTATTTGTGGCAATGTTTAGAGTAACTTCTAAACCAACTTCAAGAGGAGTTGGAAGAATTACATTAAAGGGGGGGTTATTCTTCTTATTTAATGTCTTTATTTCATTTACATTTACTTTTTTTGTGGGAGTGGCTGCAAAAGTTGGAAAAGGATTTGAATTAATTCCAGATGATGGATATGTAGGAAAAGATAATGTTCCTTTACCTCAATTAATTTGACAGTATATTCCAAATAACTTATTTGGATCATTGGCATCAAATGTTATTGTACCAGTAATGGTTGTTGGAGCATTAGCTGGAATTTCTGTAAGAATTTTATCTAAAAGAAAAACTGTTGAAATGGAAGCAATTCGCAAATCTATGGATACAGGTTGAGATATTATTATGTCAATGTTAATGACATTTATGAAAATTATGCCATTAGCTGTTATGTCAATGTTGGCAACAGCTATCTTTACAAGACCAATTGGGTCATTAGCAACAATTGGAAAAGTAATTGGAATTGGATACTTGGGAATTGCTTTCTCAATTGGATATTTAACACTTTTAGTTTTTGTATTTGGTTTAAATGTCAAAGGATGATGAAAACAAGCTTGAAAACCATTAGTTCAAGGGTTTGCAACACAATCATCAAATGCTACTTTACCAATTACAATGTCAACTTTAAAAGAAGATATGAAAATTAATGAATCTGCAACTGGGACATTAGCTCCATTGTCAACAACTGTAGGATTAATTGCCTGTGCAGGGGTTCAAGCTGGATTAGCTACAAGTATTTTATGAACTGGTGATGGAAATGCAGTTGAAATAGGTTTATTACAATTTTATTTCTTAGGATTATTAATTACTTTAATTGCATCTTTAGGAATTGCTGGGGTTCCAGGAACAGCTACTGTTGTAACTGTTGGAGTTCTTGGTGGTTTAGGATATGGAGCATTCATCAATAGTGTTTTAGAAATTATTGCCCCACTTGATGGTTTATTTGATATGGGAAGAACCGGTGCAAACGTTTTGGCAGCTGTTGCTGTAACACCAATTGTGGCCAAATCTGAAGGTATGATTGAAAAAGACTCTCCGTTATTGAACGAAAAAGGCTTGTTTAAACAAGACCAAATTTTAAAAATGAGAGAGATAAAAGAGAATTCCTTAGAACAAATTAATAATTTAACAAAAACACTTGATAAACAATTAAGAAATAAAGAACTTGATAGTGCTAAAAAAGCTGAACTTAAAAAAGAGACAAGTGAACAAATTCATCAAATTAGAGCAAAT